The Desulfobulbaceae bacterium DB1 genome includes a region encoding these proteins:
- the sdhA gene encoding succinate dehydrogenase flavoprotein subunit (part of four member succinate dehydrogenase enzyme complex that forms a trimeric complex (trimer of tetramers); SdhA/B are the catalytic subcomplex and can exhibit succinate dehydrogenase activity in the absence of SdhC/D which are the membrane components and form cytochrome b556; SdhC binds ubiquinone; oxidizes succinate to fumarate while reducing ubiquinone to ubiquinol), whose amino-acid sequence MTILDAKIPEGPLAEKWDSHCFKSRLVNPANKRKYRIIIVGSGLAGASAAATLAELGYNVEVFTIHDSPRRAHSIAAQGGINAAKNYRNDGDSVFRLFYDTIKGGDFRAREANVYRLAQISNNIIDQCVAQGVPFAREYGGTLANRSFGGAQVSRTFYARGQTGQQLLLGAYSALMRQVESGRVVIHSRREMVDLVVEEGKARGIITRDMRSGAISSHAAHAVVLATGGYGNVYYLSTNAMASNVTAAWRACKKGAFFANPSFVQIHPTCIPVHGDYQSKLTLMSESLRNDGRVWVPKKAGDNRPPTEIPEEERDYYLENKYPGFGNLVPRDVASRNAKEQCDRGKGVGATGLAVYLDFADAVKRDGMEIIRRKYGNLFQMYEKITAQNPGVQPMMIYPAVHYTMGGLWVDYNLMSTIDGLFVLGEANFSDHGANRLGASALMQGLADGYFVLPNTIGNYLAACSRDQPCPTAAPFVEAEGKAKRTIDDLLAVKGKRTVDDIHRELGKLMWDACGMARNKAGLEAALQKLPEIRGEFRNNVLIPGKPDQLNQSLERAGRLADYLEFAEVMLLDALNRQESCGCHLREESQTEEHEAKRDDEKYCYVAAWEYRGNEKSPRLHKEPLAFENVTPSQRSYK is encoded by the coding sequence ATGACTATACTGGACGCCAAGATACCCGAAGGACCGCTCGCTGAAAAATGGGACAGCCATTGCTTTAAAAGCAGGTTGGTCAATCCGGCCAATAAACGCAAATACCGGATTATCATCGTCGGTTCCGGGCTCGCCGGCGCCTCGGCCGCGGCAACGCTTGCGGAACTGGGCTACAATGTCGAGGTTTTCACCATCCATGACAGCCCGCGCCGGGCCCACAGCATCGCCGCCCAGGGCGGTATCAATGCGGCCAAGAATTACCGGAACGACGGCGACAGCGTCTTCCGCCTCTTTTACGACACCATCAAGGGCGGCGACTTCCGGGCTCGGGAGGCCAACGTGTACCGCCTGGCCCAGATCAGCAACAACATCATCGATCAATGCGTGGCCCAGGGTGTGCCTTTTGCCAGGGAATACGGCGGCACTCTCGCCAACCGCTCCTTTGGTGGGGCCCAGGTCTCCCGCACTTTTTACGCCAGGGGCCAGACCGGCCAGCAACTGTTGCTGGGGGCGTACAGCGCCCTGATGCGGCAGGTTGAATCAGGCAGGGTTGTCATTCATTCGCGCCGGGAAATGGTTGATCTGGTGGTTGAAGAAGGAAAAGCGCGCGGCATCATCACCCGCGATATGCGCAGCGGCGCAATCAGCAGCCATGCGGCCCATGCGGTCGTGCTGGCCACCGGAGGCTACGGCAATGTTTACTACCTGTCCACCAATGCCATGGCCTCCAATGTCACGGCGGCCTGGCGCGCCTGTAAGAAAGGCGCCTTTTTTGCCAACCCCTCCTTTGTCCAGATTCATCCCACCTGCATTCCCGTGCATGGGGACTACCAGTCAAAATTAACCCTGATGAGCGAAAGCCTGCGCAACGACGGCCGGGTCTGGGTGCCGAAAAAAGCCGGCGACAACCGTCCGCCCACGGAAATCCCTGAAGAAGAACGGGATTATTATCTGGAAAACAAGTACCCCGGTTTCGGCAACCTGGTGCCCCGGGACGTGGCCTCACGCAATGCCAAGGAGCAATGCGACCGGGGCAAGGGGGTCGGCGCGACCGGCCTGGCCGTTTATCTCGATTTCGCCGATGCCGTCAAACGGGACGGCATGGAAATCATCCGGCGCAAGTACGGCAATCTCTTCCAGATGTATGAAAAAATCACCGCCCAGAACCCCGGCGTTCAGCCGATGATGATTTATCCGGCTGTTCATTACACCATGGGCGGTCTCTGGGTCGACTATAACCTGATGAGCACGATTGACGGGCTTTTCGTGCTGGGTGAAGCCAATTTCTCCGATCACGGCGCAAACCGGCTCGGCGCAAGCGCCCTGATGCAGGGGCTGGCCGACGGCTATTTTGTCCTGCCCAACACCATCGGCAATTATCTGGCCGCATGCAGCCGTGACCAGCCCTGCCCCACCGCTGCCCCTTTTGTCGAGGCCGAAGGAAAAGCAAAACGGACCATTGACGACCTTCTTGCCGTTAAGGGAAAACGGACGGTGGACGACATCCATCGTGAACTCGGGAAACTGATGTGGGATGCCTGCGGCATGGCCCGAAATAAAGCCGGTCTTGAAGCTGCCCTGCAAAAACTGCCCGAAATACGTGGCGAATTCCGAAACAATGTGCTGATACCCGGCAAACCGGACCAGCTCAACCAGTCCCTTGAACGTGCGGGACGATTGGCCGATTATCTTGAATTTGCCGAAGTGATGCTGCTTGACGCCCTAAACCGGCAGGAATCATGCGGCTGCCACCTGCGCGAGGAAAGCCAGACCGAGGAACACGAAGCCAAACGTGACGATGAAAAGTATTGCTACGTGGCGGCCTGGGAATATCGGGGAAATGAAAAATCACCCCGGCTGCACAAGGAGCCCCTGGCCTTTGAAAATGTCACGCCGAGCCAAAGAAGTTACAAATAG
- a CDS encoding succinate dehydrogenase/fumarate reductase iron-sulfur subunit translates to MGKSEKINITLEIWRQENAVAKGDFARYSLDAISTDMSFLEMLDVLNEKLTLEGREPVAFDHDCREGICGMCGAVVNGRPHGPQKGTTLCQLHMRHFNDGDHLVIEPFRSRAFKVERDLMVDRASLDRIIRAGGYVSINTGSAPDANALPISQKIAEQAMDAAACIGCGACVAACPNASAMLFVSAKVSQLALLPQGHPERRERALNMIRRMDEEKFGNCGNERECEAACPKGISIRHIARLNREFLKAAFLAE, encoded by the coding sequence ATGGGAAAAAGCGAAAAAATCAACATAACACTTGAAATCTGGCGTCAGGAAAATGCCGTTGCCAAGGGCGACTTTGCCCGCTACAGCCTGGACGCAATTTCAACCGACATGTCCTTCCTCGAAATGCTTGATGTGCTGAACGAAAAGCTGACCCTGGAAGGCCGGGAGCCGGTTGCCTTTGATCACGACTGCCGGGAGGGGATCTGCGGCATGTGCGGCGCGGTGGTGAATGGCCGCCCCCATGGTCCGCAAAAAGGCACCACCCTTTGCCAGCTGCATATGCGCCATTTCAACGACGGCGACCATCTGGTCATCGAACCTTTCCGTTCGCGAGCCTTCAAAGTGGAACGGGATCTGATGGTTGACCGCGCAAGTCTTGACCGCATCATCCGGGCCGGCGGCTATGTATCGATCAATACCGGCAGCGCGCCTGACGCAAACGCGCTTCCCATTTCCCAGAAAATCGCGGAACAGGCCATGGACGCAGCCGCCTGTATCGGTTGCGGCGCCTGTGTTGCCGCCTGCCCCAATGCCTCGGCCATGCTGTTTGTCAGCGCCAAGGTTTCCCAGCTGGCCCTTTTGCCCCAGGGGCATCCGGAGCGGCGGGAAAGAGCGCTCAACATGATCCGCCGGATGGACGAGGAAAAATTCGGCAACTGCGGCAATGAAAGGGAATGCGAGGCAGCCTGCCCCAAGGGCATCAGTATCCGCCACATTGCCAGATTAAACAGAGAGTTTCTCAAGGCGGCCTTCCTGGCGGAATAA
- a CDS encoding C4-dicarboxylate ABC transporter substrate-binding protein, with amino-acid sequence MKNKAIKTLLAVCAMMVAIMAQPATGHGKDVYIFGSGPAGGTFQFMTSAIATYAPVKEIREFSLVTKASAGSVENLRKVDSGRYAMGVVYSGEVYMGRNGLLQDDPTKYENVLAVSYFYGAPAQLVVGKDSGVKKVRQLVGLNVGVGNTGSGAFANCERFFSHLGMWDKIQKKSMGYNDAAISFGNNQLDAFWLFVGYPASAITMLAESNNIDLVDLSQEAEESGFFKKYPFFTKVVIPAGTYKGVDRDVHSYQDSALWVANKDVPEEVVYTLLSKIYTDAGLAHMRKVKKTAAAMSIKDGIKGIVTPLHPGAIKFWKEKGIM; translated from the coding sequence ATGAAAAACAAAGCGATCAAGACTCTGCTTGCTGTCTGCGCAATGATGGTTGCAATCATGGCACAGCCCGCAACCGGTCACGGCAAGGACGTTTACATCTTCGGCAGCGGTCCGGCGGGCGGCACCTTTCAGTTCATGACGTCGGCAATCGCCACCTATGCACCGGTGAAAGAGATCCGGGAATTCAGCCTGGTTACCAAGGCGTCGGCCGGATCCGTGGAAAATCTGCGCAAGGTTGATTCCGGCAGATATGCCATGGGTGTTGTTTATTCCGGCGAGGTCTACATGGGGCGAAACGGCCTGCTGCAAGATGATCCGACCAAATATGAAAACGTCCTTGCCGTCAGCTACTTCTATGGCGCGCCGGCTCAGCTTGTTGTCGGCAAGGATTCAGGTGTCAAAAAGGTACGCCAGCTTGTCGGCCTTAATGTCGGTGTCGGCAATACCGGCTCCGGGGCCTTCGCCAACTGCGAACGTTTTTTCAGCCATCTGGGCATGTGGGACAAGATACAAAAAAAGAGCATGGGATATAACGATGCGGCCATCTCCTTCGGCAACAACCAGCTCGATGCCTTCTGGCTTTTTGTCGGTTATCCGGCAAGTGCCATTACCATGCTGGCCGAGTCCAACAACATCGATTTGGTTGATCTTTCCCAAGAAGCCGAGGAATCGGGTTTTTTTAAGAAATATCCTTTTTTCACCAAGGTTGTCATTCCGGCCGGAACCTATAAAGGCGTTGACAGGGATGTACATTCCTACCAGGACTCCGCCCTGTGGGTGGCAAACAAGGACGTTCCCGAAGAGGTCGTTTACACCCTGCTCTCCAAGATTTACACCGATGCCGGCCTGGCTCACATGCGCAAGGTAAAGAAAACAGCCGCGGCCATGAGCATCAAGGACGGCATCAAGGGAATCGTCACCCCGCTCCATCCCGGAGCCATCAAATTCTGGAAGGAAAAAGGGATTATGTGA
- a CDS encoding DNA-binding response regulator: protein MGKANILIIEDDEDIQQLVSYNLIKAGFHVVCADTGEEGLEKLKGGDVDCILLDLMLPGMGGLDVCRAIKKSENPHGVPVLMLTAKGEEDDVVAGLDCGADDYVTKPFSPKVLIARIKALLRRKKETGEVAEEKAVAILLHGLEIHPGRHEVRLNGELLQLTMTEFGILHLLAGKPGWVYTRQQIIDAVRGYDFLVTPRAIDVQIFGLRKKMGEAGGSIETVRGVGYRFKA, encoded by the coding sequence ATGGGCAAGGCGAACATACTCATAATTGAAGATGATGAGGATATTCAGCAGCTGGTCAGCTATAACCTCATCAAAGCCGGGTTTCATGTCGTCTGCGCTGATACGGGTGAAGAAGGCCTGGAAAAACTCAAGGGCGGCGATGTTGATTGTATCCTGCTTGACTTGATGCTGCCGGGCATGGGCGGGCTTGATGTCTGCCGGGCCATCAAGAAAAGTGAAAATCCGCATGGAGTTCCCGTTCTGATGCTCACCGCCAAGGGAGAAGAGGATGATGTGGTTGCGGGTCTTGACTGCGGCGCCGATGATTATGTGACAAAACCATTCAGCCCGAAGGTGCTCATCGCCCGGATCAAGGCGCTGCTGCGACGCAAGAAGGAAACAGGGGAGGTCGCGGAAGAGAAAGCGGTTGCAATTCTGCTTCACGGACTTGAAATTCATCCCGGCAGGCATGAGGTCAGGCTGAACGGCGAACTCCTGCAATTGACCATGACCGAATTCGGTATTCTGCATCTGCTGGCCGGCAAGCCGGGCTGGGTTTATACCCGGCAGCAGATCATTGATGCGGTGCGGGGCTATGATTTTCTTGTCACTCCCAGGGCAATAGATGTGCAGATATTCGGGTTGCGCAAAAAAATGGGTGAGGCGGGCGGCTCTATTGAAACCGTCCGCGGGGTAGGGTACCGCTTCAAGGCGTGA
- a CDS encoding phosphate ABC transporter substrate-binding protein, whose amino-acid sequence MKKKSIFLAAAFMAGMFSASAVQAAGRDYISIVGSSTVYPFATVVAEQLGKTSNFKTPKIESTGTGGGFKLFCAGVGVEHPDMTNASRAIKKSEFDTCQDNGVKNIVEVKIGYDGIVLANSKKSAPMQVSRRDIFLALAKEVPDPKGGDTLVPNPYKTWKEVNSSLPAVKIEVLGPPPTSGTRDAFVELAMETGAETFDFIKDMKKSDKDRHKAVTQSVREDGAYVEAGENDNLIVQKLDANPNAFGIFGFSFLDQNGDKIQGSMVEGNAPTFDNIAAGSYPVSRPLFFYVKKDHVGVIPGIAEYLAEFTSEKAWGNEGYLADKGMIPMPEEERKSVAKDVKDLKPLSL is encoded by the coding sequence ATGAAAAAGAAAAGCATCTTTCTGGCAGCAGCATTCATGGCCGGCATGTTCAGCGCATCAGCGGTTCAGGCGGCGGGACGGGACTACATCAGCATCGTCGGCTCTTCCACCGTCTATCCGTTTGCCACTGTAGTGGCGGAACAACTCGGCAAGACATCGAATTTCAAAACCCCGAAAATCGAATCAACCGGCACAGGCGGCGGCTTCAAACTGTTTTGTGCCGGGGTCGGGGTTGAACATCCGGACATGACCAATGCCTCCCGCGCCATCAAAAAATCTGAATTCGACACCTGCCAGGACAATGGCGTAAAAAATATCGTTGAAGTCAAAATCGGCTATGACGGAATCGTGCTGGCCAATTCCAAGAAAAGCGCGCCCATGCAGGTGTCGCGCCGGGATATCTTCCTGGCCCTGGCCAAGGAAGTTCCTGACCCGAAAGGCGGCGACACGCTTGTTCCCAACCCCTATAAAACATGGAAAGAAGTCAATTCTTCCCTGCCGGCCGTTAAAATCGAGGTGCTCGGCCCGCCCCCCACCTCCGGAACCCGTGATGCCTTTGTCGAGCTCGCCATGGAAACCGGAGCCGAAACATTTGACTTTATCAAGGATATGAAAAAATCGGACAAGGACCGACATAAGGCGGTTACCCAAAGCGTGCGGGAAGACGGCGCCTATGTTGAAGCCGGTGAAAACGACAACCTGATCGTGCAGAAACTTGATGCCAACCCCAATGCCTTCGGCATTTTCGGCTTCAGCTTTCTTGACCAGAACGGCGACAAGATCCAGGGTTCAATGGTGGAAGGCAATGCCCCCACCTTTGACAACATCGCCGCCGGCTCGTATCCGGTTTCCCGTCCCCTTTTCTTCTACGTCAAGAAGGATCATGTGGGGGTCATTCCCGGCATTGCGGAATATCTTGCCGAGTTTACCAGTGAAAAAGCCTGGGGAAATGAAGGATATCTGGCGGACAAGGGCATGATCCCCATGCCCGAGGAAGAAAGAAAATCCGTTGCCAAGGACGTGAAGGATCTGAAACCGCTCAGCTTGTAA
- a CDS encoding phosphate transport system regulatory protein PhoU encodes MARHHTFHRELEKLNQKLLSMGALVEERVRMAVTVIETHDEEMIQKIIRSDYEVDDMEVEIEEECLKILALHQPVASDLRLLITVIKINNEIERIGDMAVNIAKRVEGISKSSCAVKSGFDYSEMSEHVITMLKMSLDALVHRDAALARKIFFIDDEVDALRNLAYETVIKMLGKFPEHPGCMINNFLLARHLERIADRATNIAEEVIYLVEGEIVRFR; translated from the coding sequence ATGGCCCGCCATCACACCTTTCATCGAGAACTTGAAAAACTGAACCAGAAGCTGTTGAGCATGGGAGCACTGGTGGAAGAACGGGTCCGCATGGCTGTCACGGTGATTGAGACCCATGATGAAGAGATGATCCAGAAAATTATCCGCTCCGACTATGAAGTCGATGACATGGAAGTGGAAATCGAGGAGGAATGCCTGAAAATCCTCGCGCTGCATCAGCCGGTGGCAAGCGACCTCAGGCTTCTCATCACCGTCATCAAAATCAACAATGAAATTGAACGCATCGGCGACATGGCCGTCAATATCGCCAAACGGGTGGAAGGTATCAGCAAAAGCAGCTGCGCCGTCAAAAGCGGTTTCGACTACAGTGAAATGTCGGAGCATGTCATCACCATGCTGAAAATGAGCCTTGACGCCCTGGTGCATCGCGACGCCGCGCTCGCCAGAAAAATCTTTTTCATTGATGACGAAGTGGACGCCCTGCGCAACCTGGCCTATGAAACGGTTATCAAAATGCTGGGCAAATTCCCGGAACACCCGGGATGCATGATCAATAATTTTCTTCTCGCCCGCCATCTCGAACGTATTGCCGATCGCGCAACAAATATTGCCGAAGAGGTGATTTACCTTGTTGAAGGCGAAATTGTCCGCTTCCGCTGA
- a CDS encoding phosphate ABC transporter permease subunit PstC: MISSYILPTILLFAVSFYFLGRSKAFAVAKNRGGVKGLHSLPAHYGMLTALWCALPALLILAVWQTSESPIISSLVAAALPPEIAALPESRLGLILNDIKNIVSGNIVSGEPEPYVLQAAEHYRALQSLSGRAMAAVILAFMMAAGSLIYRKITPSLQARNKVEKVFLFLLFLCSAFAILITVGIILSVLFEAIRFFKVVSLHEFLFGLDWSPQTAMRSDQVGSSGAFGAVPVFAGTALISLIAMMVAVPVGLMSAIYLSEYATNRTRSFIKPLLEILAGIPTVVYGFFAALVVAPFLRDSGAVFNLPISSESALAAGVVMGIMIIPFVSSLSDDVIHAVPQSMRDGSLALGATKSETIKKVVIPAALPGIVGSILLAVSRAIGETMIVVMAAGLSANLTANPFKAVTTVTVQIVTLLVGDQEFDSPKTLAAFALGLFLFIFTLLLNIIALYVVRKYREQYE; this comes from the coding sequence ATGATTTCCTCATATATTTTGCCGACCATTCTTTTGTTTGCCGTCAGTTTCTATTTTCTCGGCCGTTCCAAGGCGTTTGCCGTGGCGAAAAACCGCGGCGGCGTCAAAGGGCTCCATTCCCTGCCCGCGCACTACGGCATGTTGACGGCTCTCTGGTGCGCCCTGCCCGCTTTGCTCATCCTGGCAGTCTGGCAGACAAGTGAATCACCGATTATCAGCTCGCTGGTTGCCGCCGCTCTGCCGCCGGAAATCGCCGCTCTGCCGGAAAGCCGGCTTGGCCTGATTCTCAACGACATAAAAAATATTGTTTCGGGCAACATCGTTTCCGGGGAACCGGAACCTTATGTGCTGCAGGCCGCCGAGCACTACCGGGCCCTGCAGTCTCTTTCCGGCAGGGCCATGGCCGCGGTTATTCTGGCCTTTATGATGGCCGCGGGCTCACTTATTTACCGAAAAATCACCCCCTCACTGCAAGCCCGCAACAAGGTTGAAAAAGTTTTCCTTTTCCTGCTCTTTCTTTGTTCAGCCTTTGCCATCCTCATCACCGTGGGAATCATCCTTTCCGTTCTTTTTGAGGCGATCCGTTTTTTCAAGGTGGTTTCGCTGCATGAATTTCTTTTCGGCCTTGACTGGAGCCCGCAGACCGCGATGCGCAGCGATCAGGTCGGATCGAGCGGGGCGTTCGGGGCCGTGCCCGTCTTTGCCGGCACGGCGCTTATTTCACTGATCGCCATGATGGTTGCCGTGCCGGTTGGCCTCATGTCGGCAATTTACCTGTCGGAGTATGCAACCAACCGCACGCGCTCTTTTATCAAACCCCTGCTTGAGATACTGGCGGGCATCCCCACCGTGGTGTACGGTTTTTTCGCGGCCCTGGTCGTTGCCCCCTTTCTCCGGGACAGCGGCGCCGTTTTCAACCTGCCGATTTCTTCCGAAAGCGCCCTGGCCGCCGGTGTGGTCATGGGAATCATGATTATCCCCTTTGTCTCATCGCTTTCCGATGATGTCATTCATGCCGTTCCCCAGTCAATGCGGGACGGCTCCCTTGCCCTGGGCGCGACAAAATCGGAAACCATTAAAAAGGTGGTCATCCCCGCCGCCCTGCCCGGTATTGTCGGCAGTATTCTTCTTGCGGTATCACGGGCCATCGGCGAAACCATGATCGTGGTCATGGCCGCCGGACTTTCCGCAAACCTGACGGCCAACCCCTTTAAGGCGGTGACCACCGTCACCGTTCAGATTGTCACGCTGCTGGTGGGCGACCAGGAGTTTGACAGCCCGAAAACACTTGCCGCCTTTGCCCTTGGCCTGTTTCTTTTCATCTTTACTCTTCTGCTCAACATTATTGCCCTGTACGTTGTACGCAAATACAGGGAGCAATATGAGTAG
- a CDS encoding phosphate ABC transporter, permease protein PstA — MNSSRQNAATIDKVNKGLQRRYRSERRFRRFGMTAIILSLGFLALLFLSIVSKGYTAFLQTYIQIDVFFDPAEFADENLATADFPGLVKSSLREMFPDVTDRRGKKQLYDLVSSGAAFRLQNIIKDNTSLIGTKQKIWVPANDDVDMLSKGYIDRSVPESERRITDNQLGWLDRMENEGRIEKRFNMILLTSGDSREPELAGIWGATRGSFYVLLITLFLSFPAGVAAAVYLEEFAPKNRWIDIIEVNINNLAAVPSIVYGLLGLAVFINFFGMPRSTSLVGGLVMTLMTLPVIIIASRASLQSVPPSIREAALGIGASKMQMVMHHVLPLALPGMLTGTIIGMARALGETAPLLMIGMVAFIVDIPGGFTDPATALPVQIYLWADSPERAFTERTSAAIMVLLAFLIFMNAGAVYLRKRFEIKW, encoded by the coding sequence ATGAACAGTTCTCGGCAAAACGCCGCCACCATCGATAAAGTCAACAAGGGACTGCAACGCCGCTATCGGTCCGAACGCCGCTTTCGCAGATTCGGCATGACGGCAATCATCCTTTCTCTCGGTTTTCTCGCCCTGCTCTTTTTGTCTATTGTTTCAAAGGGATACACGGCATTTTTGCAAACTTATATTCAGATTGATGTCTTTTTCGACCCGGCTGAATTTGCCGACGAAAACCTGGCCACGGCGGATTTTCCCGGCCTGGTTAAATCATCACTGCGGGAGATGTTTCCCGATGTAACGGACCGACGCGGCAAAAAGCAACTTTACGACCTTGTCAGCTCAGGCGCGGCATTTCGCCTGCAGAATATAATCAAGGACAATACCAGCCTCATCGGCACCAAACAGAAAATATGGGTTCCCGCCAATGATGATGTGGACATGCTCTCTAAAGGCTACATCGACCGGTCGGTTCCTGAATCGGAAAGACGTATCACGGATAATCAGCTCGGCTGGCTGGACCGAATGGAAAACGAAGGCCGTATTGAAAAAAGATTCAACATGATATTGCTCACATCCGGTGATTCACGGGAACCTGAACTTGCCGGTATCTGGGGAGCAACGAGAGGATCATTCTACGTCCTGCTTATCACCCTGTTTCTTTCCTTCCCTGCCGGTGTCGCCGCCGCTGTCTATCTCGAAGAGTTCGCGCCCAAAAACAGATGGATCGACATTATCGAGGTCAACATCAACAATCTGGCCGCAGTGCCGTCCATTGTCTACGGCCTGCTGGGGCTTGCCGTGTTCATCAACTTTTTCGGCATGCCGCGCTCAACATCCCTGGTGGGAGGCCTGGTCATGACCCTGATGACCCTGCCGGTTATTATTATTGCCAGCCGCGCGTCCCTGCAGTCGGTTCCTCCTTCGATTCGTGAAGCGGCTCTCGGTATCGGCGCCTCAAAAATGCAGATGGTGATGCACCATGTTCTGCCGCTCGCCCTGCCCGGCATGCTGACCGGAACCATCATCGGCATGGCCCGCGCCCTTGGCGAAACCGCGCCTCTGCTGATGATCGGCATGGTCGCCTTTATCGTCGACATCCCCGGCGGATTTACCGACCCGGCCACCGCCCTGCCGGTGCAGATTTACCTTTGGGCGGACAGCCCGGAACGGGCCTTTACCGAAAGGACATCAGCGGCGATCATGGTGCTTCTCGCCTTCCTCATTTTCATGAACGCGGGAGCGGTTTATTTACGAAAACGTTTTGAAATTAAATGGTAG
- a CDS encoding phosphate ABC transporter substrate-binding protein, giving the protein MKKKSIFWVSAFMAGMFATSAAHSAGRDYISIVGSSTVYPFATVVAEQLGKTTNFKTPKIESTGTGGGFKLFCSGIGVQHPDMTNASRAIKKSEFDTCQAKGVKDIIEVKIGYDGIVLANSKKSAPIQVSRRDIFLALAKEVPDPKGGDTLVPNPYKTWKDVNPSLPAVKIEVLGPPPTSGTRDAFVELAMETGAETFAFIKEMKNSDKDKHKAVCQSVREDGTYIEAGENDNLIVQKLDANPSAFGIFGFSFLEQNADKIQGAIVEDYAPTFENIADGTYSVSRPLFFYVKKAHVGVIPGITEYLAEFTSEKAWGDEGYLTDKGMIPMPEEERKSVAADVKELKALRM; this is encoded by the coding sequence ATGAAAAAGAAAAGCATTTTCTGGGTTTCCGCATTCATGGCCGGCATGTTCGCCACCTCGGCGGCCCATTCGGCAGGCCGCGACTACATCAGCATCGTCGGTTCTTCCACCGTCTACCCCTTTGCCACGGTGGTGGCGGAACAACTGGGAAAAACGACGAATTTCAAAACCCCGAAGATCGAGTCAACCGGCACCGGCGGCGGCTTCAAACTGTTCTGCTCCGGAATCGGCGTGCAGCATCCGGACATGACCAATGCCTCCCGCGCCATCAAAAAATCCGAATTCGACACCTGCCAGGCGAAAGGAGTCAAGGATATCATCGAGGTAAAAATCGGCTATGACGGAATCGTGCTGGCCAATTCCAAAAAAAGCGCTCCCATACAGGTGTCGCGCCGGGATATCTTCCTGGCCCTGGCCAAGGAAGTTCCTGACCCCAAAGGCGGCGACACGCTTGTTCCCAACCCCTATAAAACATGGAAAGACGTCAATCCTTCCCTGCCGGCCGTTAAAATTGAAGTGCTCGGCCCACCTCCCACCTCCGGAACCCGTGATGCCTTTGTCGAGCTCGCCATGGAAACCGGAGCCGAAACATTTGCCTTTATCAAGGAAATGAAAAACTCCGACAAAGACAAACACAAGGCGGTCTGCCAAAGCGTGCGTGAAGACGGCACCTACATCGAAGCCGGTGAAAACGACAACCTGATCGTCCAGAAGCTTGATGCCAATCCCAGTGCCTTCGGCATTTTCGGCTTCAGCTTTCTCGAACAGAACGCAGATAAGATTCAAGGGGCGATCGTGGAAGACTATGCTCCAACCTTTGAAAACATCGCAGACGGCACATATTCCGTTTCACGTCCCCTCTTCTTTTATGTCAAGAAAGCCCATGTGGGGGTTATTCCCGGCATCACGGAATATCTTGCCGAGTTTACCAGCGAAAAAGCCTGGGGTGATGAAGGTTATCTGACCGACAAAGGCATGATCCCCATGCCGGAGGAGGAAAGAAAATCCGTTGCCGCGGACGTCAAAGAGCTGAAAGCGCTCCGCATGTAA